The nucleotide window CCAGGCCGCCGTGCAGGCCGCCGTCGCCGCCAAGGCGCCCGCCGCCGCGGGGACGGCCGGCGTGGCCGTCAAGGGCCTGCAGTTCGTGCAGATCTTCGGCAAGGGCGGCTTCGGCCAGGGTGAATTCTCCCAGACCCGCGGCATCGCGTTCGATCAGCAGGGCCGCCTGTACGTCGCCGACACCGAGAACGGCAGGGTGCAGATCTTCGACACCACGGGCGGGTTCCTCGGGCAGATCAAGGCGCAGCCCAACCAGGAGTGCTTCCGCTTCCCGCGATCGCTCGCCATCAGCCCGCAAGGCATCGTCTACGTCACCGACGACCTGGACCACCGGATCTACAAGTTCGACACGCAGGGCAAGCCCCTGGGCGTCTGGAAGCGCGGGCGTACCGCCGAGGATCAGCCCGCCATCCCCGGCCGCATCCTGGTCGCGCCAAACGGCTTCCTGTTCCTTTCCGAGCCCAACAACCGGCGGGTCCTCGTTTTCGACGCCAACGAGAAGCAGGTGGGGACCATCTCGGAGGGCCTCTCCGCGCCCTCGGGTCTGGCCCTCGATGGTGACGGCAAGCTCTACGTGATGGACTCGGCCAACGCGGTCGTCAACGTGTACGACAAGGCCGGCAAGCTACAGCAGACCTTCGGGCAGAAGGGGACGGGCCCCGGCGAATTCAGCGTGCCGCGCGACGTCGCGGTCGATCGCTTCGGCTTCATCTTCGTCGCCGACACCCTCAACCACCGGGTGCAGATCTTCGACAACGCCGGCACCCACCTGGTCTCACTGGGCCACAAGGGCACCAAGCCGAGCGAGTTCAACGGGCCCGAGGGCCTCCTCATCGGCCCGGACGACAGGCTGTACGTCGCCGACCGCGGCAATGGCCGGGTCCAGGCCTTCAATATTGAGCGGGCGTAGGCCACCCGTTAAATCGGCTTCAAACTAAGCAATCCCCCCTGAGTACAGGGGATAAAGCCTTGGGAGGAGTGGTCTGGAATGCCGGAACCGTTGATCACGGGGGCCAGCAGGCCCCAGACGTATCGGCCCGCCCCGACGCAGCCGCTGGATCCGGCTGCGGTCGAGCGCGCGACGACTTCGCTGGCCGCTTCCGGCCAGGCCAAGACTACCGCCCTCGAACCCGTCGCGGCCGACGAGAAGCAGCTTCCCGGCTTGCTGGGAGCGGTTCAGTCCTTCGTGCGCAACCTCTTCGGGGGCGGGCAGCCCGAACCCGCCCCGGCGCCGGC belongs to Candidatus Tanganyikabacteria bacterium and includes:
- a CDS encoding NHL repeat-containing protein, producing the protein QAAVQAAVAAKAPAAAGTAGVAVKGLQFVQIFGKGGFGQGEFSQTRGIAFDQQGRLYVADTENGRVQIFDTTGGFLGQIKAQPNQECFRFPRSLAISPQGIVYVTDDLDHRIYKFDTQGKPLGVWKRGRTAEDQPAIPGRILVAPNGFLFLSEPNNRRVLVFDANEKQVGTISEGLSAPSGLALDGDGKLYVMDSANAVVNVYDKAGKLQQTFGQKGTGPGEFSVPRDVAVDRFGFIFVADTLNHRVQIFDNAGTHLVSLGHKGTKPSEFNGPEGLLIGPDDRLYVADRGNGRVQAFNIERA